In a genomic window of Sutcliffiella sp. FSL R7-0096:
- a CDS encoding YqkE family protein: MKKKHRKNHSPVTGKKEEKVSLKDQLEGDVFSKLKSMKDKLVQTEQQQKEQEAARIKEEKRMKEKNKSFEELFEESNQNWKEFK, translated from the coding sequence TTGAAGAAAAAGCATAGGAAGAATCATAGTCCAGTGACGGGTAAGAAGGAGGAGAAAGTGTCATTGAAGGATCAATTAGAGGGAGATGTCTTTTCTAAACTGAAATCCATGAAAGACAAGCTTGTCCAAACAGAACAACAGCAAAAAGAGCAAGAAGCAGCAAGAATAAAAGAAGAGAAGCGAATGAAAGAGAAAAATAAATCATTTGAAGAGTTGTTTGAGGAGAGCAATCAGAATTGGAAAGAGTTTAAGTAG
- the mciZ gene encoding Z-ring formation inhibitor MciZ, with product MKVYVRPHNIILVGKAWEIRNKLQEAALHHVYVTTWINALKDGIDKHHC from the coding sequence ATGAAGGTCTATGTTCGTCCACACAATATCATTTTGGTGGGAAAAGCTTGGGAAATCAGAAACAAACTTCAGGAAGCTGCTCTTCATCATGTATATGTTACAACCTGGATCAATGCTTTAAAAGATGGTATTGATAAGCACCATTGTTAG
- a CDS encoding endonuclease Q family protein, translating to MKEYFVDLHIHLGRTASGRPVKITASNKLTLEAVLDEARFRKGLDMIGVIDCQVPEVLVSLRNSLASGEVSELSDGGIRIGDLTLILGVEIEIFDENCQGMIHALCYMKTVEKMVEFSNWLSKRMKNVTLSTQRVYENATEIQREVKRLGGLFIPAHVFTPFKSLYGKGVKGSLSEVFEPELIDAVELGLSSDTSMAERLGELAMYAFLSNSDAHSVGKIAREYQRVRMKEPSFEELRLALKEEEGRRVVANYGLSPQLGKYFTTVCEKCFSHSLQGMDACNVCGHAKFIKGVSDRISELADRNAPGRTRPPYIHQVPLDFIPGVGPKTLAKLRGVFGTEMGILHEASYEELVAVVGEKVASLIVAARSGKLAFKAGGGGRFGRISEE from the coding sequence ATGAAGGAATATTTTGTGGACTTACATATACATCTAGGACGTACTGCCAGTGGCAGACCGGTCAAAATCACAGCCTCCAATAAGTTGACATTGGAGGCTGTTTTGGACGAAGCGCGCTTTCGAAAAGGGTTGGATATGATCGGAGTTATCGATTGTCAAGTGCCAGAGGTATTGGTAAGTCTAAGGAATTCTCTGGCTTCTGGTGAGGTTTCGGAGTTATCAGATGGCGGAATCCGGATTGGTGACTTAACACTTATTTTAGGAGTGGAAATAGAAATTTTTGATGAGAATTGCCAAGGTATGATTCACGCACTATGTTATATGAAGACAGTGGAGAAAATGGTAGAATTCTCAAACTGGCTAAGTAAGCGCATGAAAAATGTGACGTTGTCCACTCAACGGGTTTATGAAAATGCAACTGAAATTCAGCGTGAGGTAAAAAGGTTGGGCGGTTTATTTATACCAGCCCATGTTTTTACACCTTTTAAAAGTTTGTATGGAAAGGGTGTGAAAGGGAGCTTGAGCGAGGTGTTCGAACCAGAACTGATTGATGCGGTGGAACTTGGTTTAAGTTCCGACACCTCTATGGCAGAGAGGTTGGGGGAACTAGCGATGTATGCCTTCCTTTCTAATTCTGATGCTCATTCTGTAGGAAAAATTGCGAGGGAGTACCAAAGGGTGAGGATGAAGGAGCCGAGTTTCGAGGAGTTGCGACTGGCTTTGAAGGAAGAGGAAGGGAGAAGAGTGGTGGCTAATTATGGTCTGAGTCCCCAGCTTGGAAAGTATTTTACGACGGTTTGTGAAAAGTGTTTTTCTCACTCTTTACAAGGGATGGATGCATGTAATGTGTGTGGTCATGCCAAATTCATAAAAGGGGTTTCCGATCGGATTTCGGAGCTTGCTGATAGGAACGCCCCCGGAAGAACTCGTCCACCGTATATCCATCAGGTGCCGTTGGATTTCATACCAGGGGTGGGGCCCAAAACCTTAGCGAAATTAAGAGGAGTCTTTGGAACAGAGATGGGGATATTGCATGAAGCAAGCTACGAAGAATTAGTGGCAGTTGTCGGTGAAAAGGTCGCGAGTCTGATTGTGGCTGCCAGAAGTGGAAAATTGGCTTTTAAAGCCGGCGGGGGAGGTCGATTTGGTCGAATAAGTGAAGAATGA
- a CDS encoding GrpB family protein codes for MPRKMEVQDYNPEWEREYLLEKNRLQHVLKEVAIKIHHIGSTAIPGIKAKPIIDILIEVTSIDELDELTKEMKELGYEAKGENGIKGRRYFQKGGEARSHHVHCYLEENEEIRRHLLFRDYLRAFPLKALEYSKLKEELSAAFLYDPERYVNGKSEFVRRTDRDALIWGNNKR; via the coding sequence ATGCCTAGAAAAATGGAAGTACAGGATTACAATCCTGAATGGGAAAGAGAGTATCTGTTAGAAAAGAATCGCTTGCAACATGTTTTAAAGGAAGTGGCCATAAAAATTCATCATATCGGTAGTACTGCCATTCCAGGAATTAAGGCAAAGCCGATAATTGATATCTTAATAGAAGTTACTTCAATAGATGAATTGGATGAACTAACTAAGGAAATGAAAGAATTGGGCTACGAGGCTAAGGGAGAAAATGGAATAAAAGGTCGACGTTACTTTCAAAAGGGGGGAGAAGCAAGGTCTCATCATGTACATTGCTATTTGGAAGAAAATGAGGAAATTAGAAGGCATCTCTTGTTCAGGGACTACCTAAGGGCTTTTCCTCTAAAGGCCCTTGAGTATAGTAAATTAAAAGAAGAGCTGTCTGCCGCATTTCTATATGACCCGGAAAGGTATGTGAATGGAAAGTCAGAGTTTGTACGTCGAACAGATAGAGATGCATTGATATGGGGAAACAATAAGAGATAA
- a CDS encoding NUDIX hydrolase, translating to MDHLKEKTLHREKLFSGRIIDLYMEDVELPNGKTSKREIIKHPGAVAVIAVTADNKIVMVRQYRKAMERALVEIPAGKLEKGEEPVVTAKRELQEETGYTCEELEPLISFYTSPGFADELVHLFIAKGLRKDSEEHHLDEDEFVDLLEVSLEEAMDLIEKKEIYDAKTAYAVQYLQLQTLIRK from the coding sequence ATGGATCATTTAAAAGAAAAAACTTTACATCGTGAAAAATTATTTTCAGGAAGAATCATTGATTTGTATATGGAGGACGTTGAACTCCCGAACGGTAAAACCAGTAAGAGGGAAATAATTAAACACCCAGGGGCAGTGGCGGTTATTGCGGTAACGGCTGATAATAAAATTGTCATGGTCCGCCAATACAGAAAAGCGATGGAGCGGGCATTGGTTGAAATTCCTGCTGGCAAGCTTGAAAAGGGAGAGGAGCCGGTAGTGACGGCCAAAAGGGAACTTCAGGAAGAGACAGGGTACACCTGTGAGGAGTTGGAACCATTGATTTCTTTTTACACCTCCCCGGGATTTGCAGATGAATTGGTTCACTTATTCATTGCAAAGGGGTTGAGAAAAGATTCCGAAGAACATCATTTAGATGAAGATGAGTTTGTAGACCTTTTGGAAGTTTCATTGGAAGAAGCGATGGATCTTATTGAAAAGAAGGAGATCTATGATGCAAAAACGGCCTATGCGGTGCAGTATTTGCAATTGCAGACGTTGATTCGAAAGTAG
- a CDS encoding aldo/keto reductase, which translates to MPKKQLGTSELYVSQLGLGCMSLGTEEKKATEIVKKALDLGINYLDTADLYDFGKNEEIVGKALKGQREKVILATKVGNSWTSGKEGWEWDPSKEHILSAVKDSLHRLQTDYIDLYQLHGGTIDDPTDETIEAFEELKKGGYIREYGISSIRPNVIKRFVERSSIVSVMMQYSMLDTRPEEWLDYLHENKISVIARGPLAKGLLSERGLEKLQDKFNGKSYLDYSNEDLSALLPKLTQLSGEKPLQSSAFHYCLTHPAVAAVIPGASSLGQLEANVSAIYEQGLSEDDYKVYKELLKQSIYETHRG; encoded by the coding sequence ATACCTAAAAAGCAACTTGGAACATCCGAGTTATATGTAAGCCAGCTTGGACTTGGCTGTATGTCTCTTGGAACGGAAGAAAAGAAAGCGACAGAAATTGTAAAGAAAGCCCTGGACCTTGGGATCAATTATCTTGATACAGCCGATCTCTACGATTTTGGGAAAAATGAAGAAATAGTGGGGAAGGCTCTAAAGGGACAGCGGGAAAAAGTCATTCTTGCCACCAAAGTTGGAAACAGTTGGACTTCTGGTAAGGAAGGGTGGGAATGGGATCCCAGCAAAGAACATATCCTCTCTGCAGTAAAAGACAGCTTACATAGACTGCAAACCGACTATATCGACCTGTATCAGCTTCACGGAGGGACGATTGATGACCCGACTGACGAGACCATTGAAGCATTCGAGGAATTAAAAAAAGGCGGATATATACGTGAATATGGAATATCCTCTATCAGACCCAATGTGATAAAGAGATTTGTCGAAAGATCATCCATTGTTTCTGTCATGATGCAATATAGCATGCTTGATACACGCCCAGAAGAATGGCTGGATTACTTGCATGAAAACAAAATCAGTGTGATTGCTCGAGGCCCATTGGCAAAAGGATTACTGTCAGAGCGTGGGCTTGAAAAGCTACAGGATAAATTCAATGGAAAAAGCTACCTTGATTATAGCAATGAAGACCTCTCTGCACTTTTGCCTAAGCTCACACAACTATCTGGTGAAAAACCGCTTCAATCGTCCGCTTTCCATTATTGCCTGACACACCCGGCAGTTGCCGCAGTTATCCCTGGCGCAAGTTCCCTTGGTCAATTAGAGGCAAATGTCAGTGCCATCTACGAACAAGGGCTGTCGGAGGATGATTACAAAGTATATAAAGAGCTTTTGAAACAGTCTATTTATGAAACACATCGAGGCTAA
- the katA gene encoding catalase KatA, which translates to MLTTNNRLTTSWGAPVGDNQNSITAGSRGPTLIQDVHLLEKLAHFNRERVPERVVHAKGAGAHGYFQVTNDVTKYTKAKFLSEIGKRTPLFVRFSTVAGENGSADSVRDPRGFAVKFYTEDGNYDIVGNNTPVFFIRDAIKFPDFIHTQKRHPRTHLKNPNAVWDFWSLSPESLHQVTILMSDRGIPATYRHMHGFGSHTFKWVNEEGEGVWIKYHFKTEQGIKNLTEEVGTKIAGENPDYHTEDLFNSIDKGDYPAWKLYVQIMPMEDADTYRFDPFDVTKVWSQKDYPLMEVGRMVLDRNPENYFAEVEQATFSPGTLVPGIDVSPDKMLQGRLFAYHDAHRYRVGANHQALPINRARNEVHNYQRDGQMRFDNNGGGSVYYEPNSLNGPKETPENKQAAYTVSGVVDSVGYDHNDHYTQAGDLYRLLSGEERSRLVKNIVGAMAPVENEEIKLRQVDHFYKADPDYGNRVAEGLGLKSPQNVR; encoded by the coding sequence ATATTGACAACAAATAATAGACTTACAACAAGCTGGGGGGCTCCAGTGGGAGATAACCAAAACTCCATCACTGCAGGCTCAAGAGGGCCAACCCTCATACAAGATGTACATCTTTTAGAGAAACTTGCCCATTTCAACCGCGAACGCGTACCTGAGCGTGTAGTGCACGCCAAAGGTGCAGGTGCACATGGATACTTCCAAGTCACAAATGATGTAACAAAATATACGAAGGCAAAATTCCTTTCAGAAATAGGAAAACGCACCCCCCTATTTGTCCGATTTTCTACAGTAGCGGGTGAGAATGGTTCCGCGGATTCAGTTCGTGACCCACGAGGGTTTGCTGTGAAATTCTATACAGAGGACGGGAACTATGACATTGTCGGAAACAATACACCGGTGTTCTTCATTAGAGATGCCATAAAGTTTCCCGACTTCATCCATACCCAAAAACGTCATCCTCGAACTCATCTGAAAAATCCAAATGCCGTTTGGGATTTCTGGTCACTTTCACCTGAATCCCTTCACCAAGTGACCATCCTGATGTCTGATCGTGGCATTCCTGCTACTTACAGACACATGCATGGTTTTGGAAGCCACACGTTCAAATGGGTGAATGAAGAAGGTGAAGGAGTTTGGATCAAGTATCATTTTAAAACAGAACAAGGTATAAAAAACCTGACTGAAGAGGTTGGAACGAAGATTGCCGGTGAGAACCCTGATTATCATACAGAGGATCTATTTAATTCGATCGATAAAGGCGATTATCCGGCTTGGAAGCTTTATGTCCAGATTATGCCTATGGAGGATGCAGATACTTATCGTTTTGATCCATTTGATGTAACGAAGGTATGGTCACAAAAAGATTATCCGTTGATGGAAGTTGGACGGATGGTATTGGATCGAAATCCAGAGAATTATTTCGCTGAGGTGGAGCAGGCAACTTTCTCTCCAGGAACACTTGTACCTGGTATTGATGTATCGCCTGACAAAATGCTGCAGGGTCGTCTCTTTGCCTATCATGATGCACATCGTTACCGTGTTGGAGCCAATCACCAAGCTCTGCCAATTAATCGCGCACGCAATGAAGTGCATAACTATCAACGCGATGGCCAGATGAGATTTGACAACAACGGTGGAGGTTCCGTCTATTATGAGCCGAACAGCTTAAATGGCCCTAAGGAAACTCCAGAAAACAAGCAGGCTGCCTATACCGTTTCAGGTGTGGTGGACAGCGTAGGATATGATCACAATGATCACTATACACAAGCTGGGGACCTATATCGCCTTTTAAGTGGGGAGGAGCGTTCCCGCTTAGTAAAAAATATTGTCGGGGCAATGGCGCCTGTGGAAAATGAAGAAATCAAGCTTCGACAAGTCGACCACTTTTACAAAGCTGATCCGGATTACGGCAATCGCGTTGCAGAAGGGCTTGGATTAAAAAGCCCACAAAATGTACGCTAG